CGGTCGAGTAACTCCCTTCATATATTCGGCATTTAATATCTTCATATTCCTTCCTTTATTGCCGAACCGGAAGCTCGGCCGCGCTATAGTATACCACAGGTTCACACGCAGACAAGGGGCAGGTCCCGGTAAAGCGGAGCGGCCAAAAATCCGTTGACACCCTCAGGAGGGTATGGTAGGTTAGGCTCAAATAAGGTTTCATGGATATTACCTAAAATAGTCATTCCAGGGTTTCAAAGGCTTTATGAACACCATTGAGCGAAAGTTGTCCCGTCTTTCATCATCCATGTCTCGCAAGATGCAATATACCGAAAAGGCGGAGACGTCGATGGTTCACGATAAACACGAGGTGCAGTCCAAAAGAAGAACCTCAATCCTCGGGTATCTGCTCAAGGAGGATATCATTTGATAACCGAAGGGCACAAATTCCTCTCGTCCCACTCCCTCATTCTTTGCTTTCTCTTCATCTTTTTCCTCTTCTCGGGCCTCGCCGGCTGCGGACAAAAGGAAGATGCAGTCTCTTCGGGCATTCAACTTAAAGGTACTGTTCGCGTTTCAGGCGCTTGGGCCCTTTACCCTATGATGGTGAGGTGGGCGGAAGAGTTCAACAAGATCTATCCTCACGTCAGAATCGATGTTTCGGCAGGCGGGGCGGGAAAGGGCGCGGCCGATGCCCTTGCGGGTCTCACCGATATCGGTATGGTTTCACGGGACATCAAAGAAGAAGAGATTCGGCAGGGAGGCTTTTTCGTTCCTGTGGTAAAGGACGCGGTCTTCCCCACTATGAATGCAGAGAATCCGGCGGCAAAAGAGATACTGACCCGGACAGGGCTGAAGAAAGATCAGTTCATAAATCTTTGGGTTAAAAGCCGCGCCCTCACGTGGGGCGAGCTCGGAGGCACACCGTCAAAGGATAAAGTTCAGGTCTACACAAGGTCCGATTCCTGTGGGGCTGCCGAGACATGGGCCGCCTACCTCGGCGGGAAAAATCAGGAAGACCTGAAGGGAGTCGGCGTATACGGCGACCCCGGCGTGGCGGATGCGGTCAGGAAAGATGTAATGGCTTTAGGCTTCAACAATCTTAATTATGCCTATGACTCCAAAACAGGACTCGCCATCAAGGGACTTGCCGTTCCTCCGGTCGATGTAAACGGAAATGGAAGAGTAGATCCTGAAGAAGATCTGAGCACTAAGGAGAAGGCAATCAAAGCCGTCATGTCCGGCATTTATCCCTCCCCCCCTGCGCGGTCATTAAACCTTATCACAAAAGAGCGTTTTAAAGGACCGGCAAAGATCTTCGTAAAATGGATACTCACGGAAGGTCAGAAATACGTGGATGAAGTCGGCTATATCAGGCTCGAGGATTCGCTGATTAAAGATACTATTCGGAAGATGGACCAATGAGGTCAGGACCAAAAAAGACGATCAGCCTCTCGGTTTCAGGGCGGGAGGTGTGACCGGCGTGAAGTGGCGGTACCTTAAGGACAGTGCGGCGAAAATATCGATCCGCTCTTCTCTTATTCTCATCAATCTTTTAGCGCTGGCTGTGGTGGCGGTGCTCCTTATAAAATCTAAACCCATATTGATGACTCACCCCCTCAGCCGCCTCCTCTTCTCCTCTTCCTGGCATCCGGTGAAGGGGGAATTCGGTTTCCTCCCTTATATAGTAGGAACCATCGAGGTAACCGCCATTGCCATGATTCTGTCGGTGCCCATGTGTCTCCTCTCCGCAATCTATCTTTCTGAATTTGCCCATAAGCGGTTCAGGGAATTGGTGCGTCTTGTGATCGATATCCTTGCCGGCATTCCGTCCGTTATCTACGGACTTTGCGGCGTCATAGCCGTGGTACCTTTTGTCCACGAGCTCGGCCGCCTTCTGGGTTCGCCCACCACGGGCTATAGCCTTCTTTCCGGAGGCATCATACTCGCCGTCATGGTCGCCCCGGTAATCATTTCAGTAACCATGGAGGTGCTTGCTGCCGTGCCGAAGGAGGCGCGGGAAAGCGCGCTTGCCCTGGGGGCCACAAAATGGGAGACCGCCCGCCACGTGGTAGTGAAGGCGTCCCTTCACGGGATAATCGCGGCGATCGTCCTTGGTTTTGCCCGCGCCTTCGGGGAGACCATTGCCGTCCTTATGGTGATTGGAAATGTGGCGAAAATCCCTGTTTCCCTCTTCGATCCCGCCTATCCCCTGCCTGCGTTGATTGCGAACAATTATGGCGAAATGATGTCCATACCCCTTTATGACTCAGCCCTTCTTTTCGCGTCTCTGATCCTTCTCTTCCTGGTAGGCGTCTTCAGTCTCGGCGCCAATATCACGCTTTCACGTCTCATGAAGAGGGGGTATTACGGCAATTGAGGTCACGAAGAGCTACGGAATCCCTATTTAAGGCGCTCATGATAATATCCCTTGCGGTGGTGCTGACCACCCTCGCCGGCATCATCTTCATCATTTTAGTGAAGGGTGCGCCGGCCCTTACCCTCAGCATGCTTATCGAAACCCCTAAAGGCGGATATTATCTCGGAAAAGGCGGAGGCATCGCAAACGCTATTGTGGGCTCCCTCTATCTATCCCTCGGGGCCTCCATCATTTCGATTTTATTAAGCCTTCCCGCCGCCTTCGCCCTGCAGAAGGAGTACGCGAACCGGCACATTGCAAATTTCACGAGACTGACCCTCGACGTGCTGTGGGGCACCCCTTCCATCGTGTACGGCGCCTTCGGCTTCGTCGTCATGATCTATTTTGGTTTGAGGGCCTCTCTCCTCGGGGGCATTATCGTGCTTACCCTTCTCATGTTGCCTATCATGGTGCGGTCGATGGAAGAGGTGATCCGCATGATACCCCTGGAGCTTAAGGAAATCTCCTATGCCCTGGGCGCCACAAAGCTCGAGACTACCTTTTCGGTAATTTTGCGACAAGCCCTCCCCGGTATTGTAACCGCCGTGCTCCTCGCATTCGGGCGAGGGATCGGCGACGCGGCATCTATCCTCTTTACCGCCGGGTACACCGATTACATTCCCCGCTCTCTTTTCGATCCGGTCGCCTCTCTTCCCCTTGCGGTCTTTTTTCAGATCGGGACCCCCAGCCCCGAGGTGCAGGAGCGGGCGTATGCATCTGCCCTTATTCTTCTGGTAATCATCCTCATCGTGTGCGTCGTCTCCCGTCTTCTCGGACGCCGCTTTTCCAAACATATCGTAAGGTAGGTAGATCATCTATGTCCCATATAAGCCTCACAAACCTCACTATTAGCTATGGAGACCACAAGGTGCTCCATGATATCACCGCGGACATTCCCGACAGCCGCATCACCACGATCATAGGTCCTTCAGGGTGCGGTAAGACTACTTTGCTCAAGAGTCTCAACCGGCTGCTCGACCTCACGGAGGACGTGAAGGTGACAGGGAGCGTGCTCATAGACGGCGTCAACACCTATGACCCCAATGCGGATGTCCTGGCACTGAGAAAGAAGGTGGGTTTTCTTTCTCAACGGCCTTATCCGCTCCCCATGTCCATCTACGACAACATTGCATTCGGTCCGCGGATTCACCGTATGACTGAATCGGAATTAGGCAAGCAGCTTTCGGATCTGGAGGAGCAAAAGTTTCTCTCCCTCGCAGGCGCCCCGGGCTCCATTATAGGCAAAAAAACTCCCAGGGGCGGGCTCATGGACCTCCTGGTCGAGTCGTACCTCCGCGTAGCAGGCCTATGGGATGAGGTAAAGGACAGGCTCCACTCGCCGGCCTCGCGCCTTTCGATCGGACAGCAGCAAAGGCTGGCCCTCGCAAGGGCCCTCGCTGTGGAACCGGAGGTTATTCTGGCCGACGAACCGACTTCAGCCCTGGACCCGATCTCGGCCCAACTCATCGAGAAACGGTTTAAGATCCTGAAGGAGAAATATACCATCATCGTCGTCACTCATATCCTGAGACAGGCCCGCAGAATATCCGACTACGCCCTCTTCCTCTATATGGGCGAGCTTGTCGAGCACGGTCCGGCGGAGCAATTCTTTGCCTCGCCCAGGGACGACAGGACGAAGGCATATATTTCGGGCGAGATCAGTTAAAAATAATCGGGTTTAAAAAGGTAGGATGCTACCGGCGGGCTGATATGCGGGCCCCTGCTGCCTTGATAAGACGCACAAGGGGCTTAAGCGGCGGAAGATAGAGTGAGAGGATAACAAGCTGCTTGTACAGATAGAAAGGCTGGTAAAGGGGCGGATAGCGTCGC
This is a stretch of genomic DNA from Syntrophorhabdaceae bacterium. It encodes these proteins:
- a CDS encoding substrate-binding domain-containing protein, whose translation is MITEGHKFLSSHSLILCFLFIFFLFSGLAGCGQKEDAVSSGIQLKGTVRVSGAWALYPMMVRWAEEFNKIYPHVRIDVSAGGAGKGAADALAGLTDIGMVSRDIKEEEIRQGGFFVPVVKDAVFPTMNAENPAAKEILTRTGLKKDQFINLWVKSRALTWGELGGTPSKDKVQVYTRSDSCGAAETWAAYLGGKNQEDLKGVGVYGDPGVADAVRKDVMALGFNNLNYAYDSKTGLAIKGLAVPPVDVNGNGRVDPEEDLSTKEKAIKAVMSGIYPSPPARSLNLITKERFKGPAKIFVKWILTEGQKYVDEVGYIRLEDSLIKDTIRKMDQ
- the pstC gene encoding phosphate ABC transporter permease subunit PstC, coding for MKWRYLKDSAAKISIRSSLILINLLALAVVAVLLIKSKPILMTHPLSRLLFSSSWHPVKGEFGFLPYIVGTIEVTAIAMILSVPMCLLSAIYLSEFAHKRFRELVRLVIDILAGIPSVIYGLCGVIAVVPFVHELGRLLGSPTTGYSLLSGGIILAVMVAPVIISVTMEVLAAVPKEARESALALGATKWETARHVVVKASLHGIIAAIVLGFARAFGETIAVLMVIGNVAKIPVSLFDPAYPLPALIANNYGEMMSIPLYDSALLFASLILLFLVGVFSLGANITLSRLMKRGYYGN
- the pstA gene encoding phosphate ABC transporter permease PstA — protein: MRSRRATESLFKALMIISLAVVLTTLAGIIFIILVKGAPALTLSMLIETPKGGYYLGKGGGIANAIVGSLYLSLGASIISILLSLPAAFALQKEYANRHIANFTRLTLDVLWGTPSIVYGAFGFVVMIYFGLRASLLGGIIVLTLLMLPIMVRSMEEVIRMIPLELKEISYALGATKLETTFSVILRQALPGIVTAVLLAFGRGIGDAASILFTAGYTDYIPRSLFDPVASLPLAVFFQIGTPSPEVQERAYASALILLVIILIVCVVSRLLGRRFSKHIVR
- a CDS encoding phosphate ABC transporter ATP-binding protein; this encodes MSHISLTNLTISYGDHKVLHDITADIPDSRITTIIGPSGCGKTTLLKSLNRLLDLTEDVKVTGSVLIDGVNTYDPNADVLALRKKVGFLSQRPYPLPMSIYDNIAFGPRIHRMTESELGKQLSDLEEQKFLSLAGAPGSIIGKKTPRGGLMDLLVESYLRVAGLWDEVKDRLHSPASRLSIGQQQRLALARALAVEPEVILADEPTSALDPISAQLIEKRFKILKEKYTIIVVTHILRQARRISDYALFLYMGELVEHGPAEQFFASPRDDRTKAYISGEIS